AAGCGGCATGACAAGCGCCCGGAGCACCGGTACGTGGGCCGCAGCCTGCCCCTCATCACAGTACAGGCGCAACGTCGCCTCCAGTGCGGCCAGTGAGAGCTTGTCGATCCGGACGACGCGCGCCAGCGGATTGCGGCGCAGCCGTTCGACCAGCCGTCGCTTCCCCACGACCAGGCCGGCCTGCGGCCCACCCAGCAGCTTATCGCCGCTAAAGGTCACCAGATCGGCTCCGCCCCGGATGCTCTCCGAGGGCATCGGCTCCTTCGAAAAGCCGAGCGCCGACAGATCGATCAGGGCGCCGCTCCCGACATCCTCCACCACCGGCAGGCCGATCTTTTCGCCCAGGGCGGCCAACTCGGCCACCGGCACCTGGTTGGTAAACCCCTGGATGCGGAAGTTGCTGGTGTGCACCTTCAGAAGCATCGCGCTCGCCGGGCCGACAGCCTCTTCGTAATCCCGCAAATAGGTCCGATTGGTCGTCCCGACCTCCCGCAGGATCCCTCCCGCGCGGCGCATCACATCGGGAATCCGGAATGAGTCGCCGATCTCCACCAGCTCCCCGCGCGAGACGATGACCTCCCGTCCATCGGCCAGCGTATTAATGGTCAGCAGGACAGCCGCGGCGTTATTGTTCACCGCGAGTGCCGCCTCGGCCCCGGTCAGACGGCACAAGAGCCCCGCTACGTGATCCTGCCTGGACCCCCGGTCACCCCGGTCAAGGTCGTACTCCAGATTCGAGTACTCCCGTGCCACCTCGACTATACGTTCAACGGCCACCTCGGCGAGCGGGGCGCGACCAAGGTTGGTATGGATGACCACGCCGGTGGCGTTCATAACGCGCCGCAGGGTCGGTCCGTTCAACCGTTGCGCGATCCGCCGGACCTCGGCTGCCAGTGCGGCATTGGACGGCAGATCGACGGCCCCGGCACCGGACTGCGCGTCGGCGATCATCCGCCGCCGACACTGAAGCGTCTCTCGGATCGCCTCAACGACCGTCCAGCGCGGCAGCGTCTGCGTCAACTCCCGGATCGACGGCTTCTGCAACAGCTCATCCACCGAGGGGAGTTGCCTAAGCTGGAGTCTGGTCCCACTATCTACAGGCACTCTTCTTTCCAATCGACAATTGACACCGGAAGGCGCTGGCGGATGCCTACGTTATTGTCAGGCTATCACACTTACCCGCCTGATTCAACCCCGCGTGGGGGCAGAGTAAGCTCGACTCTGGTACTTGAATGACGTATAGTCCTCATATGATTTATACGTCTTTCATAAGAAGGCGCTATGCAGACAAAGCTGACACTTCGTCTCAAGGACCATTTGATTCGACGCGCCAAGGCGTACGCCAGCGAGGCCGGGAAGTCGGTCTCGCAACTTGTCGCGGATTATTTCGCGCTGCTGGATCAGACCGCCGCCACCGGTGAAGACACGCTGCCCCCGCTGACCCGGTCGCTTTATGGGGCGCTCGCCCCAAGCCGGCTCGATGAAGCAGACTATTACACTTACCTCAAAGAAAAGCATCGATGAAGGTGCTTTTTGATACCAATGTCATCCTGGACGTCCTCCTCAAGCGAGAGCCGCACGCTCCGACCGCTGTTCGGTTGTTCGCGACGGTGGAGTATGGGATGCTGACTGGCCTGATCCCCGCATCTGTGGTCCCCACCCTCTACTATCTGGCTCACAAGATTGTCGGAAACCGTCAAGCCCGAGTGCATCTTCGGAATATTTTGAAGTTGTTTGAAGTAGCTCCGGTAAATCGCGCCGTCCTGGAGGACGCCTTCCAAATGCACTTTCCGGATTATGGGGATGCGGTCATTCATGAAGCCGCTCGGCACGCGGGGGCCGATGGCATCGTGACGCGCAATGGACAGGACTTTAAGTACGCGACGCTCCGCGTGTATGCCCCTGATGAACTGATTCGGATCTTACGGACACTGCCGTAAAATCGGATGAATGTCCAATAACGGGCGGCAAGATCATCGAAGTCGGGGTCAACCCGGAATGACGAACTGTGAGCTTGGAGAACTCGGAGCCAAGAACGGTGAGATTGCTTCGCCACGCTCGCAATGACGGACTCCGTGATCGTATCCGAAAAACACAGGGCCGGGTCACGATAGACGTGCCCGGCCCTGTGTACTCGCTGACGACGATAGGCTATTGAGCGTTACATACCTCTCCCAGTTCCGGATCGCTTGGCCACGAAGCAGGGCTTGCAGAAGACCGGTTTGTCGAGGATCGGCTTGAACGGAACGGAGGTCTGCTGGCCGCAGTTCGAGCAGACCACCTCATACTCCTGGCGGGGGCCTCCATGGCCGCCTACCCCTTTGCGGACCGACTTGCAGCTCTTGCACCGTTTCGGCTCATTCATGAACCCTTTCTGCGCATAGAACTCCTGCTCGCCTGCGGTGAAGGTAAACTGCTGCCCACAATCAACACATGTCAGTGACCTATCCTGGAATGCCATTGGTTGCCTCCTGCCAAACCGTAACCCGTTATTACCCTGTTTCCGTGTCTCAACGCTCCCCGAGCACTGTGCTTGTCTCACCCCTACCGTTGTCTCGCCATAGGCCCCTCCGTAAAAAGGTCCACCATCAGCGATCGTGCCGCGAAAATACCGACCGCTTGAGATACGCTACCGACTCCCGCACCTCTTCCCAGGCGCGCGCCTTGGCCTTCCCCTTAATGATTGCCGGGGTATCCACAAAGGCCGTGCCGTTCCACTCGATTGCCTGATGTCGAGCCAGAAACGATTTCGGCAGTAAGGCCGGTAGCTCACACTCATTCATAATGGCCCAGGCTGCCGTCCAGGCGCGCGCGACATTTCTCAGGTCATACCCGCCCCCGCCAAGCGCGATCCATCGGCCACAGCAATCCTTCAGGCGTCTGACGACCCGGACAAACGCCCCAAGACTGATCCCGATATGGGAGAGGGGATCGGTTCGATGGGCGTCGATACCAAGCTGCGTCACCAGGATATCGGGTCGGAAGGCATCGACAACCGGGGGGATAACCTCATCGAAACACCAGAGAAAGATCTCATCATCGGCCGAAGATGGGAGCGGAATGTTGACGGAGTACCCCTCCCCCTTCCCTTCACCGAGTTCGCCGGCGAACCCGGTGCCTGGAAACAGGGTAGCGCCGCTCTCATGGATTGATAGTGTCAGCACTTGATCGGTACCGTAGAATGCTCCCTGGACGCCGTCGCCGTGGTGCGCATCGATGTCCACATAGGCCACCCGATGTCCGCGCCGACAGAGATCGGCGACGACCAGCGCCGCATCATTGATATAGCAGAATCCGGACGCCCTTCCGGGACCGGCGTGGTGCAGGCCTCCGGAGATGTTGAACGCGGTCTTGACCTCACCGGATTCCACCATCCGCATGGCATGAAGCGACGCGCCGGCGACCAGCGCAGACCATCGGAAGATGCCCGGCAGAATCGGGTTATCCGGGGTACCGAGGCCGTACTGATACGCCTCGGCGGTCGCGCGACCCACATCGGCTGCCTTGAGCACCTCTAAGTAGCCGGGCCTCAGAAACACCAGGAGTTCGTCGTCGGTCGCGGGTTCAGGTTCGACGGTGCGGATTGAAGGCAGGGACAGCAACTCGCAGGCGCGGATCAGATCATAGGTAAGCCCAAGTCGCTCGTTGCGCAAGGGATGCCCCGGTCCGTAGTCGAAGTCAAGGAACCGCGGGCTATAAATAAATGCCGTCCCCAATCCTGCAGACATGGTCAATGCCGAGCTGCGTCTCGGCGTCCTACATCCTTGACGGAGGTCTATCGGATACGGGAGTCTCTCAGACTCCGCCCCCATTTTCACCAGGTCGATGATAGACTCCGCTCTTTCCCCCCGTCTTTCCGACCAGCCGGATGGCGCCGATGACCATCTCCTTGTCTACCGCCTTGCACATGTCATAGACGGTCAAGGCCGCCATCGCCACGGCCATCAGGGCCTCCATTTCTGCCCCGGTTCGCCCGGTGACCTTGATTCGTGATTCGATGTCCAGGCGCCCCGCCGTCTCGACGGGTGTAAACTCTACTTCAGCACTGGAAAGCAGGAGGGGATGACAGAGGGGAATGAGGTCGGGTACGCGTTTTGCCGCCATCAGCCCGGCGAGCCTGGCAGCGGCCAGGACATCGCCCTTTGAGACCCTCCCCTTCGCAATCAGACGAAGGGTCTCGGGCTGCATGGTGACGGTGCCCCTGGCCACAGCCTCTCGCCTGGTTTCATCTTTCTCACTGATATCGACCATACGGGCTTGGCCGCGTCGGTCGACGTGAGTCAGCCGTTTCATTTTTGAGACGTGGCCGGTGTGTGGTTGCGTCGATACTGACGCATAATCGCGTGCATCTGATCTTTGATGGTCAACTTCAGCTTCTGCAGCTCCTTCCGCTTGCGCTCCTGCTCGCTTGTCAGGTAATAGATCCGGTCCAACTCACTGATCTTCAGATCGAATTCTCGGTGCTTCTCGGCCAGTCGCTGAAACTCCGGATTCTCCTCCCTGAGGCGAGCAAAGAGTTGTGCTTCCGTTTCTTCCATCTTGTACCTCCTTTCCGGTGGGATTTTATTGCGATGGCGACAGCCCGTCGCCGGGTGGAATTGAACGCCGAACGGCTCGCACTGGCGGGTACCTGTCAGCGTTGACAGGCTCGACTGCTCGTGTGTCACGGTGCGTATCTGC
Above is a genomic segment from Candidatus Methylomirabilota bacterium containing:
- a CDS encoding L-seryl-tRNA(Sec) selenium transferase is translated as MPVDSGTRLQLRQLPSVDELLQKPSIRELTQTLPRWTVVEAIRETLQCRRRMIADAQSGAGAVDLPSNAALAAEVRRIAQRLNGPTLRRVMNATGVVIHTNLGRAPLAEVAVERIVEVAREYSNLEYDLDRGDRGSRQDHVAGLLCRLTGAEAALAVNNNAAAVLLTINTLADGREVIVSRGELVEIGDSFRIPDVMRRAGGILREVGTTNRTYLRDYEEAVGPASAMLLKVHTSNFRIQGFTNQVPVAELAALGEKIGLPVVEDVGSGALIDLSALGFSKEPMPSESIRGGADLVTFSGDKLLGGPQAGLVVGKRRLVERLRRNPLARVVRIDKLSLAALEATLRLYCDEGQAAAHVPVLRALVMPLQEVERRAVYLHDRIAAVSSGHLDVSVIEGSSEVGGGALPLEAIPTRLVAVRGVRLTAAALEERLRRTDPPVMVRIKDDRVILDPRTVLADELDTLAGLVASVAFSKEAVS
- a CDS encoding antitoxin; this encodes MQTKLTLRLKDHLIRRAKAYASEAGKSVSQLVADYFALLDQTAATGEDTLPPLTRSLYGALAPSRLDEADYYTYLKEKHR
- a CDS encoding PIN domain nuclease, which translates into the protein MKVLFDTNVILDVLLKREPHAPTAVRLFATVEYGMLTGLIPASVVPTLYYLAHKIVGNRQARVHLRNILKLFEVAPVNRAVLEDAFQMHFPDYGDAVIHEAARHAGADGIVTRNGQDFKYATLRVYAPDELIRILRTLP
- a CDS encoding zinc-binding protein, which gives rise to MAFQDRSLTCVDCGQQFTFTAGEQEFYAQKGFMNEPKRCKSCKSVRKGVGGHGGPRQEYEVVCSNCGQQTSVPFKPILDKPVFCKPCFVAKRSGTGRGM
- a CDS encoding acetoin utilization protein AcuC, producing MGAESERLPYPIDLRQGCRTPRRSSALTMSAGLGTAFIYSPRFLDFDYGPGHPLRNERLGLTYDLIRACELLSLPSIRTVEPEPATDDELLVFLRPGYLEVLKAADVGRATAEAYQYGLGTPDNPILPGIFRWSALVAGASLHAMRMVESGEVKTAFNISGGLHHAGPGRASGFCYINDAALVVADLCRRGHRVAYVDIDAHHGDGVQGAFYGTDQVLTLSIHESGATLFPGTGFAGELGEGKGEGYSVNIPLPSSADDEIFLWCFDEVIPPVVDAFRPDILVTQLGIDAHRTDPLSHIGISLGAFVRVVRRLKDCCGRWIALGGGGYDLRNVARAWTAAWAIMNECELPALLPKSFLARHQAIEWNGTAFVDTPAIIKGKAKARAWEEVRESVAYLKRSVFSRHDR
- the moaC gene encoding cyclic pyranopterin monophosphate synthase MoaC, producing the protein MKRLTHVDRRGQARMVDISEKDETRREAVARGTVTMQPETLRLIAKGRVSKGDVLAAARLAGLMAAKRVPDLIPLCHPLLLSSAEVEFTPVETAGRLDIESRIKVTGRTGAEMEALMAVAMAALTVYDMCKAVDKEMVIGAIRLVGKTGGKSGVYHRPGENGGGV
- a CDS encoding DUF465 domain-containing protein, whose protein sequence is MEETEAQLFARLREENPEFQRLAEKHREFDLKISELDRIYYLTSEQERKRKELQKLKLTIKDQMHAIMRQYRRNHTPATSQK